In Nomascus leucogenys isolate Asia chromosome 6, Asia_NLE_v1, whole genome shotgun sequence, one DNA window encodes the following:
- the PLEKHO2 gene encoding pleckstrin homology domain-containing family O member 2 isoform X1: MEEEGVKEAGEKPRGAQMVDKAGWIKKSSGGLLGFWKDRYLLLCQAQLLVYENEDDQKCVETVELGSYEKCQDLRALLKRKHRFILLRSPGNKVSDIKFQAPTGEEKESWIKALNEGINRGKNKAFDEVKVDKSCALEHVTRDRVRGGQRRRPPTRVHLKEVASAASDGLLRLDLDVPDSGPPVFAPSNHVSEAQPRETPRPLMPPTKPFLAPETTSPGDRVETPVGERAPTPVSATSEVSPESQEDSETPAEEDSGSEQPPNSVLPDKLKVSWENPSPQEPPAAKSAEPSQTPCSETSEAAPREGGKPPTPPPKILSEKLKACMGEMQASGPPAPGTAQVSVNGMDDSPEPAKPSQAEGTPGTPPKDATTSTALPPWDLPPQFHPRCSSLGDLLGEGPRRPLQPRERLYRAQLEVKVVSEQTEKLLNKVLGSEPAPVSAETLLSQAVEQLRQATQVLQEMRDLGELSQEAPGLREKRKELVTLYRRSAP, translated from the exons GGTGTGAAGGAAGCCGGTGAGAAGCCTCGGGGAGCACAGATGGTGGACAAGGCTGGCTGGATCAAGAAGAGCAGTGGGGGCCTCCTGGGTTTCTGGAAAGACCGATATCTGCTCCTCTGCCAGGCCCAGCTGCTGGTCTATGAGAATGAG GATGATCAGAAGTGTGTGGAGACCGTGGAGCTGGGCAGCTATGAGAAGTGCCAGGACCTTCGTGCCCTCCTGAAGCGGAAACACCGCTTTATCCTGCTGCGATCCCCAGGGAACAAG GTCAGCGACATCAAATTCCAGGCACCTACCGGGGAGGAGAAGGAATCCTGGATCAAAGCCCTCAATGAAGGGATTAACCGAGGCAAAAACAAGGCTTTTGATGAG GTAAAGGTGGACAAGAGCTGTGCCCTGGAGCATGTGACACGGGACCGGGTGCGAGGGGGCCAGCGGCGCCGGCCACCAACGAGAGTCCACCTGAAGGAG GTGGCCAGCGCAGCTTCTGACGGGCTTCTGCGCCTGGATCTTGATGTTCCGGACAGTGGGCCACCAGTGTTTGCCCCCAGCAATCATGTCAGTGAAGCCCAACCTCGGGAGACACCCCGGCCCCTCATGCCTCCTACCAAGCCTTTCCTAGCACCTGAGACCACCAGCCCTGGTGACAGGGTGGAGACCCCTGTGGGGGAGAGAGCCCCAACCCCTGTCTCAGCAACCTCTGAGGTCTCCCCTGAGAGCCAAGAGGACTCAGAGACCCCAGCAGAGGAGGACAGTGGCTCTGAGCAGCCTCCCAACAGCGTCCTGCCTGACAAACTGAAGGTGAGCTGGGAGAACCCCAGCCCCCAGGAGCCCCCTGCTGCAAAGAGTGCAGAACCATCCCAGACACCCTGTTCTGAGACTTCTGAGGCTGCCCCCAGGGAGGGTGGGAAGCCCCCTACACCCCCACCCAAGATCTTATCAGAGAAACTGAAAGCCTGCATGGGTGAGATGCAGGCTTCTGGGCCACCTGCTCCAGGCACAGCGCAGGTCTCAGTGAATGGCATGGATGACAGTCCTGAGCCTGCCAAGCCCTCTCAGGCTGAGGGAACCCCAGGAACTCCCCCAAAGGATGCAACAACATCCACAGCACTGCCCCCCTGGGACCTGCCACCTCAGTTCCATCCCCGCTGCTCCTCCCTTGGGGACTTGCTTGGGGAAGGCCCGCGGCGTCCCTTGCAGCCCAGGGAACGGCTATATCGGGCCCAGCTGGAGGTGAAGGTGGTCTCGGAACAGACGGAGAAACTGTTGAACAAGGTGCTGGGCAGTGAGCCGGCCCCTGTTAGTGCTGAAACATTGCTCAGCCAGGCTGTGGAGCAGCTGAGGCAGGCCACCCAGGTCCTGCAGGAAATGAGAGATTTGGGAGAGCTGAGCCAGGAAGCACCTGGGCTAAGGGAGAAGCGGAAGGAGCTGGTGACCCTCTACAGGAGAAGTGCACCCTAG
- the PLEKHO2 gene encoding pleckstrin homology domain-containing family O member 2 isoform X2 yields MEEEGVKEAGEKPRGAQMVDKAGWIKKSSGGLLGFWKDRYLLLCQAQLLVYENEDDQKCVETVELGSYEKCQDLRALLKRKHRFILLRSPGNKVASAASDGLLRLDLDVPDSGPPVFAPSNHVSEAQPRETPRPLMPPTKPFLAPETTSPGDRVETPVGERAPTPVSATSEVSPESQEDSETPAEEDSGSEQPPNSVLPDKLKVSWENPSPQEPPAAKSAEPSQTPCSETSEAAPREGGKPPTPPPKILSEKLKACMGEMQASGPPAPGTAQVSVNGMDDSPEPAKPSQAEGTPGTPPKDATTSTALPPWDLPPQFHPRCSSLGDLLGEGPRRPLQPRERLYRAQLEVKVVSEQTEKLLNKVLGSEPAPVSAETLLSQAVEQLRQATQVLQEMRDLGELSQEAPGLREKRKELVTLYRRSAP; encoded by the exons GGTGTGAAGGAAGCCGGTGAGAAGCCTCGGGGAGCACAGATGGTGGACAAGGCTGGCTGGATCAAGAAGAGCAGTGGGGGCCTCCTGGGTTTCTGGAAAGACCGATATCTGCTCCTCTGCCAGGCCCAGCTGCTGGTCTATGAGAATGAG GATGATCAGAAGTGTGTGGAGACCGTGGAGCTGGGCAGCTATGAGAAGTGCCAGGACCTTCGTGCCCTCCTGAAGCGGAAACACCGCTTTATCCTGCTGCGATCCCCAGGGAACAAG GTGGCCAGCGCAGCTTCTGACGGGCTTCTGCGCCTGGATCTTGATGTTCCGGACAGTGGGCCACCAGTGTTTGCCCCCAGCAATCATGTCAGTGAAGCCCAACCTCGGGAGACACCCCGGCCCCTCATGCCTCCTACCAAGCCTTTCCTAGCACCTGAGACCACCAGCCCTGGTGACAGGGTGGAGACCCCTGTGGGGGAGAGAGCCCCAACCCCTGTCTCAGCAACCTCTGAGGTCTCCCCTGAGAGCCAAGAGGACTCAGAGACCCCAGCAGAGGAGGACAGTGGCTCTGAGCAGCCTCCCAACAGCGTCCTGCCTGACAAACTGAAGGTGAGCTGGGAGAACCCCAGCCCCCAGGAGCCCCCTGCTGCAAAGAGTGCAGAACCATCCCAGACACCCTGTTCTGAGACTTCTGAGGCTGCCCCCAGGGAGGGTGGGAAGCCCCCTACACCCCCACCCAAGATCTTATCAGAGAAACTGAAAGCCTGCATGGGTGAGATGCAGGCTTCTGGGCCACCTGCTCCAGGCACAGCGCAGGTCTCAGTGAATGGCATGGATGACAGTCCTGAGCCTGCCAAGCCCTCTCAGGCTGAGGGAACCCCAGGAACTCCCCCAAAGGATGCAACAACATCCACAGCACTGCCCCCCTGGGACCTGCCACCTCAGTTCCATCCCCGCTGCTCCTCCCTTGGGGACTTGCTTGGGGAAGGCCCGCGGCGTCCCTTGCAGCCCAGGGAACGGCTATATCGGGCCCAGCTGGAGGTGAAGGTGGTCTCGGAACAGACGGAGAAACTGTTGAACAAGGTGCTGGGCAGTGAGCCGGCCCCTGTTAGTGCTGAAACATTGCTCAGCCAGGCTGTGGAGCAGCTGAGGCAGGCCACCCAGGTCCTGCAGGAAATGAGAGATTTGGGAGAGCTGAGCCAGGAAGCACCTGGGCTAAGGGAGAAGCGGAAGGAGCTGGTGACCCTCTACAGGAGAAGTGCACCCTAG